The proteins below come from a single Mangifera indica cultivar Alphonso chromosome 16, CATAS_Mindica_2.1, whole genome shotgun sequence genomic window:
- the LOC123199407 gene encoding glutamate receptor 3.6-like isoform X1 gives MRRLWLLVLMIFCGELFPYGISRTYASGAPNVVNTGAILAYTSTVGKVAKLAIEAAVEDVNSDPTVLGGAKLNIKMHDTNHSGILGIAEALQFLGGETVAIIGPQDSVTAHVVSQVANELKVPLLSFSAADPTLSSLQFPFFVRTTQSDLYQMAAIAEIVNYYDWGEVIAIYGDDDYGRNGIAALGDKLAEKRRKISFKAPLSPQATRTEITDLLITVALAQSRILIVHTSASWGPEVFHVAQYLGMMGPEYAWIATNWLSTSLDTDSPLPPDVMSDLQGVLTLRMHTPDSKLKRKFVSRWGNLTRGSASNAPIGLSTYGLYAYDTVWLLAHAIDSFFKQGGNISFSKNPKLVDVPGDLHLDAMKIFDRGDLLLQNILQANLTGISGTIKFISKDLINPAYEIINVAGTGYRRIGYWSNYSGLSVEPPETLYGGLPNRSRLNQFLYSVIWPGEAKGKPRGWVFPNNGRHLKIGVPNRVSFQEFVSVEGTDMISGFCIDVFTAAINLLPYAVPYKLLPFGDGHNNPSGTELVRLITAGVYDAAVGDIAIITNRTRMVDFTQPYIESGLVVVAPVKKLDSNAWAFLRPFSPRMWGVTSIFFLAVGAVVWISEHRHNDDFRGPPRRQVVTVFWFSFSTMFFAHRENIVSTLGRIVLLIWLFVVLIINSSYTASLTSILTVQQLSSHIEGIGSLRASKDPIGYQQGSFARNYLVDDLGFDESRLVPLNSPEEYAKALIDGPRKGGVAAVVDDRAYAELFLSSRCEFSIVGQEFTKNGWGFAFPRDSPLAEDMSTAILKLSENGDLERIHNKWLLRRACSSQGSKLEVDRLQLKSFLGLYLVCGLASLFALFIYFLQMARQFSRYYHEQDMESTGTSSRSSRIQTFLSFVKDKEEDVKNRSKRRNIERSRNDDELSSSNSNTRHIDWSRNTSLQSEN, from the exons ATGAGAAGACTTTGGCTTCTGGTTTTAATGATCTTTTGCGGTGAGTTATTTCCATATGGGATTAGTAGAACATATGCTTCTGGAGCACCCAATGTTGTGAACACTGGGGCAATTCTCGCATACACATCTACCGTTGGGAAAGTTGCAAAATTGGCAATAGAAGCTGCGGTTGAAGATGTGAATTCAGATCCAACTGTTCTTGGTGGAGCTaagcttaatattaaaatgcaCGACACAAATCACAGCGGAATTCTGGGCATCGCTGAGG CCTTACAGTTCTTGGGGGGTGAAACAGTGGCCATAATTGGTCCACAGGATTCTGTGACCGCTCATGTGGTCTCTCAAGTTGCAAATGAGCTTAAAGTCCCTCTATTGTCATTCTCAGCAGCAGACCCTACCTTGTCTTCACTCCAGTTCCCTTTTTTTGTTAGGACTACCCAGAGTGATTTGTACCAGATGGCTGCAATAGCTGAAATTGTGAACTACTATGATTGGGGGGAAGTAATAGCAATCTATGGAGATGATGACTATGGAAGAAATGGGATTGCTGCATTAGGAGATAAGCTTGCTGAGAAACGTCGCAAGATATCATTCAAAGCGCCTTTGAGCCCTCAAGCAACCCGGACTGAAATCACTGATTTACTGATTACAGTGGCTTTAGCCCAGTCTCGGATTCTTATTGTTCATACCTCTGCCAGTTGGGGTCCTGAGGTGTTTCATGTGGCTCAATACCTCGGGATGATGGGACCTGAGTATGCTTGGATTGCTACTAACTGGCTTTCTACTTCCTTAGATACTGATTCTCCTCTTCCTCCAGATGTGATGAGTGACTTGCAGGGAGTTCTTACATTGCGTATGCACACTCCAGATTCAAAACTCAAAAGGAAGTTTGTTTCTAGATGGGGAAACTTAACCAGGGGAAGTGCATCTAATGCACCTATTGGCTTGAGTACTTACGGTCTTTATGCATATGACACTGTTTGGCTGCTTGCTCATGCAATTGATTCATTTTTCAAGCAGGGTGgcaatatttcattttcaaagaaTCCCAAATTAGTAGATGTACCAGGAGATTTGCATCTTGATGCAATGAAGATCTTTGACAGGGGGGACTTGTTGCTTCAGAACATTTTACAGGCCAATCTGACTGGTATATCAGGCACTATTAAGTTCATCTCAAAGGATCTCATAAATCCTGCATACGAAATCATCAATGTGGCTGGAACAGGATACAGAAGGATTGGTTATTGGTCAAATTATTCAGGCTTATCAGTTGAGCCACCAGAAACACTTTATGGAGGTTTGCCTAATCGCTCCAGGCTGAATCAGTTTCTATACAGTGTCATTTGGCCAGGAGAAGCAAAAGGGAAGCCGCGAGGATGGGTGTTTCCTAACAATGGAAGACACCTGAAAATTGGAGTGCCAAACCGGGTTAGTTTTCAGGAGTTTGTCTCAGTAGAAGGCACTGATATGATTTCAGGATTCTGCATTGATGTATTCACTGCTGCTATTAACTTGTTGCCATATGCCGTCCCGTATAAATTGCTTCCATTTGGGGATGGCCATAACAATCCAAGTGGTACTGAGCTTGTGAGATTGATCACAGCAGGG GTTTATGATGCTGCAGTGGGTGACATAGCAATCATCACTAACCGGACTAGGATGGTGGACTTCACTCAGCCATATATTGAGTCAGGACTAGTTGTGGTTGCCCCAGTTAAGAAGTTGGACTCTAATGCTTGGGCATTTTTAAGGCCATTTTCTCCAAGAATGTGGGGTGTCACGTCAATCTTTTTCCTAGCTGTAGGTGCAGTCGTTTGGATTTCAGAGCATAGACACAATGATGATTTTCGAGGACCTCCAAGGAGGCAAGTTGTCACTGTTTTCTG GTTTAGCTTTTCAACGATGTTCTTTGCCCACA GAGAAAACATAGTCAGCACCCTTGGGCGCATAGTGCTGCTCATATGGCTATTCGTGGTtcttataataaactcaagctACACTGCCAGCCTGACCTCAATCCTTACAGTGCAACAGCTTTCTTCTCACATCGAAGGCATTGGCAGTTTAAGAGCAAGTAAAGATCCCATCGGGTATCAACAGGGTTCATTTGCCAGAAACTATCTAGTTGATGATCTGGGCTTCGATGAGTCAAGACTTGTACCTCTTAACTCTCCAGAAGAATACGCTAAAGCATTGATAGATGGTCCTCGTAAGGGCGGAGTTGCTGCAGTTGTCGACGATCGTGCTTATGCAGAACTCTTCCTCTCATCCAGATGTGAATTCAGTATAGTTGGTCAAGAATTCACTAAAAATGGCTGGGGATTT GCCTTTCCTCGGGACTCGCCTTTAGCAGAAGACATGTCGACTGCAATTCTGAAATTGTCAGAGAACGGGGATCTTGAGAGGATTCATAACAAATGGCTCTTGAGAAGGGCTTGTAGTTCCCAGGGGTCAAAACTAGAAGTTGATAGGCTGCAGCTTAAAAGCTTCTTGGGACTTTACTTAGTATGCGGATTGGCTTCTCTGTTTGCTCTGTTCATATATTTCCTGCAGATGGCCCGCCAGTTCAGTCGGTACTATCATGAGCAGGATATGGAGTCGACTGGTACGAGTTCACGATCTTCCCGCATTCAGACATTTCTTTCATTTGTCAAAGATAAGGAAGAAGATGTAAAAAACCGGTCAAAGAGAAGAAATATAGAGAGAAGCAGAAACGATGATGAATTGAGTAGTTCCAACTCCAACACAAGGCACATCGATTGGTCTAGAAACACTAGTCTTCAATCAGAGAATTGA
- the LOC123199407 gene encoding glutamate receptor 3.6-like isoform X2: protein MAAIAEIVNYYDWGEVIAIYGDDDYGRNGIAALGDKLAEKRRKISFKAPLSPQATRTEITDLLITVALAQSRILIVHTSASWGPEVFHVAQYLGMMGPEYAWIATNWLSTSLDTDSPLPPDVMSDLQGVLTLRMHTPDSKLKRKFVSRWGNLTRGSASNAPIGLSTYGLYAYDTVWLLAHAIDSFFKQGGNISFSKNPKLVDVPGDLHLDAMKIFDRGDLLLQNILQANLTGISGTIKFISKDLINPAYEIINVAGTGYRRIGYWSNYSGLSVEPPETLYGGLPNRSRLNQFLYSVIWPGEAKGKPRGWVFPNNGRHLKIGVPNRVSFQEFVSVEGTDMISGFCIDVFTAAINLLPYAVPYKLLPFGDGHNNPSGTELVRLITAGVYDAAVGDIAIITNRTRMVDFTQPYIESGLVVVAPVKKLDSNAWAFLRPFSPRMWGVTSIFFLAVGAVVWISEHRHNDDFRGPPRRQVVTVFWFSFSTMFFAHRENIVSTLGRIVLLIWLFVVLIINSSYTASLTSILTVQQLSSHIEGIGSLRASKDPIGYQQGSFARNYLVDDLGFDESRLVPLNSPEEYAKALIDGPRKGGVAAVVDDRAYAELFLSSRCEFSIVGQEFTKNGWGFAFPRDSPLAEDMSTAILKLSENGDLERIHNKWLLRRACSSQGSKLEVDRLQLKSFLGLYLVCGLASLFALFIYFLQMARQFSRYYHEQDMESTGTSSRSSRIQTFLSFVKDKEEDVKNRSKRRNIERSRNDDELSSSNSNTRHIDWSRNTSLQSEN, encoded by the exons ATGGCTGCAATAGCTGAAATTGTGAACTACTATGATTGGGGGGAAGTAATAGCAATCTATGGAGATGATGACTATGGAAGAAATGGGATTGCTGCATTAGGAGATAAGCTTGCTGAGAAACGTCGCAAGATATCATTCAAAGCGCCTTTGAGCCCTCAAGCAACCCGGACTGAAATCACTGATTTACTGATTACAGTGGCTTTAGCCCAGTCTCGGATTCTTATTGTTCATACCTCTGCCAGTTGGGGTCCTGAGGTGTTTCATGTGGCTCAATACCTCGGGATGATGGGACCTGAGTATGCTTGGATTGCTACTAACTGGCTTTCTACTTCCTTAGATACTGATTCTCCTCTTCCTCCAGATGTGATGAGTGACTTGCAGGGAGTTCTTACATTGCGTATGCACACTCCAGATTCAAAACTCAAAAGGAAGTTTGTTTCTAGATGGGGAAACTTAACCAGGGGAAGTGCATCTAATGCACCTATTGGCTTGAGTACTTACGGTCTTTATGCATATGACACTGTTTGGCTGCTTGCTCATGCAATTGATTCATTTTTCAAGCAGGGTGgcaatatttcattttcaaagaaTCCCAAATTAGTAGATGTACCAGGAGATTTGCATCTTGATGCAATGAAGATCTTTGACAGGGGGGACTTGTTGCTTCAGAACATTTTACAGGCCAATCTGACTGGTATATCAGGCACTATTAAGTTCATCTCAAAGGATCTCATAAATCCTGCATACGAAATCATCAATGTGGCTGGAACAGGATACAGAAGGATTGGTTATTGGTCAAATTATTCAGGCTTATCAGTTGAGCCACCAGAAACACTTTATGGAGGTTTGCCTAATCGCTCCAGGCTGAATCAGTTTCTATACAGTGTCATTTGGCCAGGAGAAGCAAAAGGGAAGCCGCGAGGATGGGTGTTTCCTAACAATGGAAGACACCTGAAAATTGGAGTGCCAAACCGGGTTAGTTTTCAGGAGTTTGTCTCAGTAGAAGGCACTGATATGATTTCAGGATTCTGCATTGATGTATTCACTGCTGCTATTAACTTGTTGCCATATGCCGTCCCGTATAAATTGCTTCCATTTGGGGATGGCCATAACAATCCAAGTGGTACTGAGCTTGTGAGATTGATCACAGCAGGG GTTTATGATGCTGCAGTGGGTGACATAGCAATCATCACTAACCGGACTAGGATGGTGGACTTCACTCAGCCATATATTGAGTCAGGACTAGTTGTGGTTGCCCCAGTTAAGAAGTTGGACTCTAATGCTTGGGCATTTTTAAGGCCATTTTCTCCAAGAATGTGGGGTGTCACGTCAATCTTTTTCCTAGCTGTAGGTGCAGTCGTTTGGATTTCAGAGCATAGACACAATGATGATTTTCGAGGACCTCCAAGGAGGCAAGTTGTCACTGTTTTCTG GTTTAGCTTTTCAACGATGTTCTTTGCCCACA GAGAAAACATAGTCAGCACCCTTGGGCGCATAGTGCTGCTCATATGGCTATTCGTGGTtcttataataaactcaagctACACTGCCAGCCTGACCTCAATCCTTACAGTGCAACAGCTTTCTTCTCACATCGAAGGCATTGGCAGTTTAAGAGCAAGTAAAGATCCCATCGGGTATCAACAGGGTTCATTTGCCAGAAACTATCTAGTTGATGATCTGGGCTTCGATGAGTCAAGACTTGTACCTCTTAACTCTCCAGAAGAATACGCTAAAGCATTGATAGATGGTCCTCGTAAGGGCGGAGTTGCTGCAGTTGTCGACGATCGTGCTTATGCAGAACTCTTCCTCTCATCCAGATGTGAATTCAGTATAGTTGGTCAAGAATTCACTAAAAATGGCTGGGGATTT GCCTTTCCTCGGGACTCGCCTTTAGCAGAAGACATGTCGACTGCAATTCTGAAATTGTCAGAGAACGGGGATCTTGAGAGGATTCATAACAAATGGCTCTTGAGAAGGGCTTGTAGTTCCCAGGGGTCAAAACTAGAAGTTGATAGGCTGCAGCTTAAAAGCTTCTTGGGACTTTACTTAGTATGCGGATTGGCTTCTCTGTTTGCTCTGTTCATATATTTCCTGCAGATGGCCCGCCAGTTCAGTCGGTACTATCATGAGCAGGATATGGAGTCGACTGGTACGAGTTCACGATCTTCCCGCATTCAGACATTTCTTTCATTTGTCAAAGATAAGGAAGAAGATGTAAAAAACCGGTCAAAGAGAAGAAATATAGAGAGAAGCAGAAACGATGATGAATTGAGTAGTTCCAACTCCAACACAAGGCACATCGATTGGTCTAGAAACACTAGTCTTCAATCAGAGAATTGA
- the LOC123198735 gene encoding probable protein phosphatase 2C 47: MAASPQHIARLDAELCNGNVSANSIEENDEIWDNSNQISCGKPPRNLSAVRHCSSSAFLAEPELEIGITGLKPPAADNSVFSPVFRSGSYSEKGPKQYMEDEFICVDNLLEHLPSSSNFPSPASFYGVFDGHGGIDAATFTKTNILKFIVEDDHFPACIKKAVKSAFAKADHALADAKSLDRSSGTTAVTALMSDRIMLIANAGDSRAVLGKRGRAIELSKDHKPNVTSERLRIEKLGGVIIDGYLNGQLSVARALGDWHIKGTKGSNCPLSSEPELEEIILTEEDEFLILGCDGLWDVMSSQCAVTMVRRALMQHNDPEKCSKALVKEALQRNTCDNLTVVVICFSANPPPKIEIPKYHRRRSISAEGLDHLKGALNSL, encoded by the exons ATGGCTGCTTCACCACAACACATAGCTAGATTGGATGCCGAATTGTGTAATGGGAATGTTTCTGCTAATTCAATAGAGGAAAACGATGAGATTTGGGACAATTCCAATCAAATCTCTTGTGGGAAACCTCCCAGGAATCTCTCTGCTGTCAGGCACTGCAGTAGCTCTGCTTTTTTAGCTGAACCG GAACTAGAAATAGGAATTACAGGCTTAAAGCCACCGGCAGCTGATAATTCCGTGTTTTCACCTGTATTTCGTTCAGGAAGCTATTCTGAGAAAGGACCAAAACAGTACATGGAAGATGAGTTCATCTGTGTTGACAATCTTCTTGAACATCTTCCTTCATCTTCGAACTTCCCTTCTCCCGCATCATTTTATGGG GTGTTTGATGGACACGGTGGCATCGATGCAGCAACTTTTACCAAAACTAACATCCTCAAGTTCATAGTCGAAGACGACCACTTCCCAGCTTGCATAAAAAAGGCTGTTAAGAGCGCTTTCGCCAAGGCTGATCATGCTCTTGCAGATGCCAAGTCTCTTGATAGATCCTCCGGCACCACTGCTGTGACTGCTTTAATGTCGGACAG AATAATGCTGATCGCCAATGCTGGAGATTCTCGAGCAGTATTAGGCAAACGTGGAAGAGCAATTGAATTGTCGAAAGATCACAAACCCAATGTAACCTCTGAAAGGCTAAGAATCGAAAAATTAGGAGGTGTTATAATTGATGGCTATTTGAATGGCCAACTATCAGTAGCTCGCGCTCTTGGAGACTGGCACATTAAGGGCACAAAGGGCTCAAATTGTCCTTTAAGTTCAGAGCCAGAGTTGGAGGAAATAATCCTGACAGAAGAAGATGAGTTCCTGATATTGGGGTGTGATGGACTTTGGGATGTAATGAGCAGTCAATGTGCAGTGACAATGGTTAGGAGAGCACTTATGCAACATAATGATCCTGAAAAGTGCTCAAAAGCACTTGTGAAAGAAGCACTTCAACGCAACACATGTGACAACCTTACTGTTGTAGTAATCTGTTTTTCTGCAAATCCACCTCCTAAGATTGAAATTCCTAAATATCATAGAAGAAGAAGTATATCAGCTGAAGGCCTGGATCATCTCAAGGGTGCCTTGAATAGCTTATGA
- the LOC123198802 gene encoding 54S ribosomal protein L19, mitochondrial-like → MSTLKEILTRRPVAATIRLTVLAGGARPAPPVGPALGQYRLNLMAFCKDFNARTQKYKPDTPMAVTITAFKENTFEFTVKSPSVTWYLKKAAGIESGSSRPGHVVASTLTFKHIYEIAKVKQSDPYCQYMPLESICKSIIGTANTMGIKVVKELD, encoded by the coding sequence ATGTCAACTCTAAAAGAGATACTCACTCGCCGTCCGGTTGCCGCCACAATCAGGCTGACGGTCCTAGCCGGTGGCGCAAGGCCGGCTCCTCCGGTGGGTCCAGCTCTGGGTCAGTATCGACTCAATCTGATGGCTTTCTGCAAGGATTTCAATGCCCGAACACAAAAGTACAAGCCAGACACGCCGATGGCGGTGACGATTACTGCGTTCAAAGAAAACACGTTCGAGTTCACTGTTAAGTCTCCTTCAGTTACGTGGTACCTTAAAAAAGCGGCAGGGATCGAGTCCGGTAGCAGCCGGCCGGGGCACGTGGTGGCCTCGACGTTGACGTTTAAACATATTTATGAGATAGCGAAAGTTAAGCAGTCAGACCCGTATTGCCAGTACATGCCATTGGAGAGTATTTGTAAGTCCATTATTGGGACTGCTAACACTATGGGTATTAAAGTTGTTAAGGAATTGGATTAA